The Nicotiana tabacum cultivar K326 chromosome 14, ASM71507v2, whole genome shotgun sequence genome contains a region encoding:
- the LOC107821407 gene encoding uncharacterized protein LOC107821407, protein MNRLSVARRIASNIHGFRSVHRTLCSNTGVKIPGLVSEKEKFSLTEPELTDDIPQYDIAIVGGGMVGMALACSLATMPLTKQLNVAIIDSNPALVNNFHIKKEDPPDARVSTVTPATISFFRDMGAWKFVQHHRHAYFDKMQVWDYTGLGYTKYNARDVDADVLGCVVENKVLHKSLLSCIQDTDFQKTIYSSRLSSITFPSKSSMTSSSGTSSSACGSSARLELDNGNSIYAKLVVGADGSKSCVRELARIQTTGWKYSQSAIICTVEHAEENYCAWQRFLPNGPIALLPIGENFSNIVWTMDPKESVDRNSMSEDDFVKAVNHALDSGYGPHPQSKLFEGGNLFSWFKADVPSTHEGFEVPPKVTKLASQRLVFPLSLMHANSYASKRLVLVGDAAHTVHPLAGQGVNMGFADALSLCKVIAEGVAVGSDIGEVALLKRYESERKTANITMMAVLDGFQKAYSVDFMPINVLRALAFNGAQYISPLKRKIISYASGNQSLPFFT, encoded by the exons GCTATCTGTTGCCAGAAGAATTGCGTCGAACATTCATGGATTCAGATCTGTGCACAGGACTTTATGCAGTAATACAGGTGTTAAAATTCCTGGTTTGGTCAGTGAAAAG GAAAAGTTCTCTTTGACCGAGCCTGAGTTAACAGATGACATACCCCAATATGATATTGCTATTGTTGGAGGTGGTATGGTCGGGATGGCTCTAGCATGCTCCTTAG CAACTATGCCATTGACAAAGCAACTAAATGTTGCCATCATTGACAGTAATCCTGCGTTGGTGAATAATTTTCACATCAAGAAAGAGGACCCTCCAGATGCACGGGTCAGTACGGTCACACCTGCAACCATTTCTTTCTTCAGAG ATATGGGTGCATGGAAGTTTGTTCAACATCACCGTCATGCTTACTTTGATAAAATGCAG GTCTGGGATTATACTGGTCTCGGCTATACAAAGTACAATGcaagagatgttgatgcagatgtTCTCGG GTGCGTCGTGGAGAATAAGGTGTTACACAAATCCCTATTGTCGTGCATACAG GATACAGATTTTCAGAAGACAATATACTCTTCCAGGTTAAGTTCAATAACCTTCCCCTCAAAGTCTTCAATGACAAGTTCCAGTGGCACATCATCATCCGCTTGTGGAAGTTCAGCAAGGTTAGAACTGGATAATGGGAACAGCATATATGCGAAGTTAGTG GTTGGAGCTGATGGGTCAAAATCATGTGTTAGGGAGCTGGCAAGAATACAAACAACTGGATGGAAGTACTCACAGAGCGCAATCATCTGTACAGTAGAACATGCAGAAGAGAACTACTGTGCTTGGCAAAGGTTTCTTCCTAATGGTCCAATTGCACTTTTGCCCATTGGTGAAAATTTCAGCAATATTGTTTGGACAATGGACCCCAAGGAATCTGTTGACCGGAATTCAATGTCAGAGGATGACTTTGTAAAAGCAGTGAACCACGCACTGGACAGTGGATATGGTCCTCATCCACAATCCAAATTGTTCGAGGGTGGAAATCTATTTTCTTGGTTCAAAGCTGACGTCCCATCAACACATGAGGGCTTTGAAGTTCCACCGAAAGTTACTAAGCTAGCCTCTCAGAGATTGGTCTTCCCTTTGTCTTTAATGCATGCTAATAGCTATGCATCAAAACGTCTCGTTCTTGTTGGTGATGCAGCACATACGGTTCATCCACTGGCTGGCCAGGGAGTTAATATGGGATTTGCAGATGCTCTGTCTCTTTGTAAAGTCATTGCTGAAGGTGTTGCTGTCGGATCTGACATTGGAGAG GTGGCTCTTTTAAAGAGATATGAATCAGAGAGGAAAACTGCAAACATTACAATGATGGCAGTCCTAGATGGTTTTCAGAAGGCATATTCTGTTGATTTCATGCCAATAAATGTTCTAAGGGCTCTTGCATTCAACGGAGCACAATATATCTCACCGCTTAAGCGGAAGATCATTTCATATGCTTCAGGCAACCAGTCTCTTCCTTTTTTCACATGA